The Megasphaera stantonii genome includes a window with the following:
- a CDS encoding metallophosphoesterase, with the protein MFNRTAFFWKIGVLSLVGSVAAWPMYCASVPWLDTLPAFLLFCIAPFFFSLAHNAIHAVPLWLAKFFAWAGGYWLIFTIYSFMGAVVYGLAWLLCAAAGFDWQAVGPRLSAYIRACILMILIVGSYRALVPVYRHIFVETDKVEADTTIAFLSDTHFSPLLSHWFVKNMVRRIQSVHADAILFGGDLIDAHLDFVRRDGSYTYINGLHAPLGVYAVYGNHDYFDSDVGELARLLPAVRFLADEQSPIGRNIVLTGMSDYIHYPNHAMPAVDALAFNIAVDHEPLRMAPAARQGYDLYLAGHTHGGQFFPENVVTRRMYTLCYGVRRFGRLLAVVTSGYGFWGTPFRTGPRPEIVVLHIHRT; encoded by the coding sequence ATGTTCAACCGCACCGCCTTTTTCTGGAAAATCGGCGTTCTATCACTCGTCGGCAGCGTCGCCGCCTGGCCCATGTACTGCGCGTCTGTGCCCTGGCTGGACACGCTGCCGGCATTTCTCCTATTCTGTATCGCGCCCTTTTTCTTTTCCTTAGCCCACAACGCCATTCACGCCGTGCCGCTCTGGCTGGCCAAGTTCTTCGCCTGGGCCGGCGGCTACTGGCTTATCTTTACGATCTATTCCTTTATGGGCGCCGTCGTGTATGGCCTGGCCTGGCTGCTCTGCGCCGCCGCTGGCTTTGACTGGCAGGCCGTCGGCCCCCGCTTGTCGGCGTACATACGGGCCTGCATCCTCATGATACTCATCGTCGGCTCGTACCGGGCTCTCGTGCCGGTATACCGCCATATTTTCGTCGAAACCGACAAAGTGGAAGCCGACACGACGATCGCTTTCTTGTCAGACACCCATTTCAGCCCCTTGCTGAGCCATTGGTTCGTCAAGAACATGGTGCGCCGCATCCAGTCGGTCCATGCCGACGCCATTCTATTCGGCGGCGACCTCATCGACGCCCATTTGGACTTCGTCCGCCGCGACGGAAGCTATACGTACATAAACGGCCTGCACGCACCCTTAGGCGTCTACGCCGTCTACGGCAATCACGACTACTTCGACAGCGACGTCGGCGAGCTGGCCCGCCTGCTGCCGGCTGTCCGCTTTCTCGCTGACGAGCAAAGCCCTATAGGCCGGAACATCGTCCTGACGGGCATGAGCGACTATATCCACTATCCAAACCACGCCATGCCCGCCGTCGATGCCTTGGCCTTCAACATCGCCGTCGACCACGAGCCGCTGCGCATGGCGCCGGCAGCCCGGCAAGGGTACGACCTGTACCTGGCCGGCCATACCCACGGCGGCCAGTTCTTCCCGGAAAACGTCGTCACCCGCCGCATGTACACTTTGTGCTACGGCGTGCGCCGCTTCGGCCGGCTCCTGGCCGTCGTCACCAGCGGCTACGGCTTCTGGGGCACGCCCTTCCGCACCGGTCCCCGGCCGGAAATCGTCGTCCTTCACATACACCGCACGTAA
- a CDS encoding PLP-dependent aminotransferase family protein → MVRLAKRMETMEGSARIVRHLFSAMTDPEIISFGGGAPAMEALPVDIVREIANDVLTRDKRGLEALQYNNPIGLKDLRDVVARILLEPKGVHAEADDIMIVNGGLEAMNLLCQVVIGPGDVILVESPSFVHCIEIFEMFQAHCVAVETDEDGIVPDDAERKMKEYHPKMVYVIPTFHNPTGKTLTRERRQRLAELGSQYDVLILEDDPYRDLRYSGEELPPIKVFDKTGHTVLANSFSKIFSPGSRLGYVVAAPPIMERLLDAKTATNSHTSALAQVLCAEFFKRGYFDEHLKKIRAIYRERRDVMIDSIDTYLPKGTKRVFPDGGLFTWVELPGDINTTELLQEAAAYKVAFIAGEGFFVEGGGKGRNCMRISFGNVPPEKIRIGMERLGRLIASKMK, encoded by the coding sequence ATGGTACGATTGGCAAAGCGGATGGAAACGATGGAAGGCTCGGCGAGGATTGTGCGCCATTTATTCAGCGCCATGACCGATCCGGAGATAATTTCCTTCGGCGGCGGCGCGCCGGCCATGGAGGCCCTGCCCGTCGATATCGTGCGGGAAATTGCAAACGACGTGCTGACGAGGGACAAGCGCGGTCTGGAAGCGCTGCAGTACAACAATCCCATCGGCTTGAAGGATTTGCGCGACGTCGTGGCCCGTATCCTCCTGGAACCGAAGGGCGTCCATGCCGAAGCGGACGACATCATGATCGTCAACGGCGGCTTGGAAGCGATGAACCTTCTCTGTCAGGTCGTCATCGGTCCGGGCGACGTCATCCTCGTCGAATCGCCGTCCTTTGTCCACTGCATCGAGATTTTTGAAATGTTTCAGGCCCACTGCGTCGCCGTGGAAACGGACGAAGACGGCATCGTGCCCGACGACGCAGAGCGGAAGATGAAGGAATACCATCCCAAGATGGTCTACGTCATTCCGACCTTCCACAACCCGACGGGCAAGACGCTGACGAGGGAGCGGCGGCAGCGGCTGGCCGAGCTGGGCAGCCAGTACGACGTGCTCATCCTGGAAGACGACCCGTACCGGGACCTGCGCTACAGCGGCGAAGAGCTGCCGCCGATCAAGGTATTCGATAAGACGGGCCATACGGTCCTGGCCAACAGCTTTTCCAAGATTTTCTCGCCAGGGTCGCGCCTGGGCTACGTCGTGGCGGCTCCGCCGATTATGGAGAGGCTCCTCGACGCTAAGACGGCGACGAACTCCCATACGTCGGCCCTGGCCCAGGTACTGTGCGCCGAGTTCTTCAAGCGGGGCTACTTCGACGAGCACTTGAAGAAAATCCGGGCGATTTACCGGGAGCGGCGCGACGTCATGATCGACAGCATCGACACTTACCTGCCGAAAGGGACGAAGCGCGTCTTCCCCGACGGCGGCCTGTTTACCTGGGTCGAGCTGCCCGGCGACATCAATACGACGGAGCTGCTCCAGGAAGCGGCGGCCTATAAGGTGGCCTTCATCGCCGGCGAAGGATTTTTCGTCGAAGGAGGCGGCAAGGGGCGCAACTGCATGCGCATCAGCTTCGGCAACGTGCCGCCGGAAAAAATCCGCATCGGCATGGAGCGATTGGGACGGCTCATCGCGTCTAAAATGAAATAG
- a CDS encoding NAD(P)-dependent oxidoreductase — MMKTIGFIGVGIMGKPMARNLMKRGFSLRVFARMEAKAADLVAEGAVFCPTIGQCVQGCDAVITMVGFPKDVEEVYFGAGNIFDSAASGTYLIDMTTTSPTLAERIYVEGKKRGFPVLDAPVTGGDTGAINGTLSILAGGDEDDFKSCRPLFEAMGTNINYQGKAGSGQHAKMANQIMIAGALSGVCEALAYAKAKGLDLDVFLRSVATGAAGSAQLNAFGGKIVCGDYRPGFYIKHFIKDMTLAKSEAEGEGLHLDMLSQVLANYEALAAEDGANGELGTQGLIKYYQK; from the coding sequence ATGATGAAGACGATAGGATTTATTGGCGTAGGGATTATGGGCAAGCCCATGGCCCGGAACTTGATGAAGCGGGGATTTTCCTTGAGGGTGTTTGCCCGGATGGAAGCAAAGGCGGCGGATCTCGTCGCCGAAGGGGCTGTATTCTGCCCGACTATCGGCCAGTGCGTGCAGGGCTGCGACGCCGTCATTACGATGGTCGGCTTTCCCAAGGACGTAGAGGAAGTCTATTTCGGCGCAGGTAATATTTTTGATAGCGCCGCATCGGGGACGTATCTCATCGACATGACGACGACGAGCCCGACCCTGGCCGAAAGGATATACGTTGAAGGGAAGAAACGAGGCTTTCCTGTCCTCGACGCGCCTGTCACCGGCGGCGATACAGGTGCCATCAACGGTACCTTGTCTATCTTAGCCGGCGGCGACGAAGATGATTTCAAGTCTTGCCGGCCCTTGTTTGAAGCTATGGGAACGAACATCAATTATCAGGGAAAAGCCGGCAGCGGGCAGCACGCCAAGATGGCCAATCAGATTATGATTGCCGGCGCCTTGTCGGGTGTGTGCGAGGCCTTGGCTTATGCGAAGGCCAAGGGACTCGACCTGGACGTGTTCCTGCGCTCCGTCGCGACGGGAGCTGCCGGCAGCGCCCAGCTCAACGCCTTCGGCGGAAAAATCGTCTGCGGCGACTATCGTCCGGGATTTTACATCAAGCATTTCATCAAGGATATGACTCTGGCAAAGAGCGAAGCCGAAGGGGAGGGACTTCATCTGGATATGCTGAGTCAGGTCCTGGCGAATTATGAAGCCTTGGCGGCGGAAGACGGGGCGAACGGCGAGCTGGGAACACAGGGCTTAATCAAGTATTATCAGAAATAA
- a CDS encoding PLP-dependent aminotransferase family protein produces MYRIQPVQIDWKPDKSGPDAVYAQIVRFVCQKVETGEWPIGTRLPSHRELARLFGVNRGTIGKALDMLNSYGLIKGNRGNGTVIASNTWSVLLPHQADWGSYVSAGYFQANKTVVQEINRLEFSPQMVRLGTGELDPRLFPADMMKEALSRVASSIESLGYPEPLGLERLRKAVSRHLEKIGIIAPPSSILITSGALQALQLISASLLEGGSVVYTERPTYLNSLRVFQSAGLRLTGVAMDAQGISMASLQNIVPLSSAKTDAVLYTIPTNHNPTGRTMTADRRYALLKFCANRRLPIIEDGAYQDLSFDAAPPPLKAIDKIGTVIYLGSASKSLAPGLRIGWLVGPEPVVQRLGDVKMQVDYGASSLSQMVMAEFLESGMYDEYNVFLRNELRRRRDAALDVLNKRFRSIASWQVPDGGFYIWLTLKETIHMEFIFRAAAKEGILINPGDIYDFRRNNSLRLSYSYTTPEEFRDAALKLADIIEREIE; encoded by the coding sequence ATGTATCGTATCCAGCCAGTACAGATCGACTGGAAGCCAGACAAATCCGGCCCCGACGCCGTCTATGCCCAAATCGTCCGCTTCGTCTGCCAGAAGGTAGAGACGGGAGAATGGCCTATCGGCACGCGTCTGCCGTCCCACCGGGAGCTGGCCCGCCTGTTCGGCGTCAACCGCGGCACCATCGGGAAAGCCCTGGACATGCTGAATTCGTACGGCTTGATCAAGGGCAACAGGGGCAACGGCACGGTTATTGCCAGCAACACCTGGTCGGTGCTGCTGCCCCATCAGGCCGACTGGGGCAGCTACGTGTCGGCAGGCTATTTCCAGGCCAATAAGACCGTCGTGCAGGAGATTAACCGGTTGGAATTTTCTCCGCAGATGGTGCGCCTCGGCACGGGCGAACTCGACCCGCGCCTCTTTCCGGCCGACATGATGAAGGAGGCATTGTCGCGCGTCGCATCATCGATAGAGTCCCTGGGCTATCCGGAGCCGCTGGGGCTGGAGCGCCTGCGCAAAGCCGTGTCTCGCCATCTGGAAAAAATCGGCATCATCGCCCCGCCGTCGTCTATCCTCATCACGTCGGGAGCCTTGCAAGCCCTGCAGCTCATCTCGGCCAGCCTCCTCGAAGGCGGCTCCGTCGTGTATACAGAGCGGCCGACGTATTTGAATTCCCTCCGCGTCTTTCAGTCGGCAGGGCTGCGCCTGACCGGCGTGGCCATGGACGCCCAGGGCATCAGCATGGCGTCGCTGCAGAACATCGTGCCCCTGTCGTCGGCGAAAACCGACGCCGTGCTGTACACCATCCCGACGAATCACAATCCGACGGGACGCACGATGACGGCAGACCGCCGCTATGCCCTCTTGAAATTCTGCGCCAACCGCCGCCTGCCGATTATCGAAGACGGCGCCTATCAGGATCTGTCCTTTGACGCCGCCCCGCCGCCGCTGAAAGCCATCGACAAGATCGGCACGGTCATCTACCTGGGCAGCGCTTCGAAATCCCTGGCCCCGGGCCTGCGCATCGGCTGGCTCGTCGGCCCGGAGCCCGTCGTCCAGCGATTAGGCGACGTGAAGATGCAGGTCGATTACGGCGCGAGCTCCCTGTCGCAGATGGTCATGGCCGAATTTCTCGAAAGCGGCATGTACGACGAGTACAACGTCTTTTTGCGGAACGAACTGCGCCGCCGCCGCGACGCGGCCCTCGACGTGCTGAACAAGCGCTTCCGCAGCATCGCCTCGTGGCAGGTCCCCGACGGGGGCTTCTACATCTGGCTGACCTTAAAGGAGACGATTCACATGGAATTCATCTTCCGGGCCGCCGCCAAGGAGGGCATCCTCATCAACCCCGGCGACATCTACGACTTCCGCCGCAATAACTCCCTGCGCCTGTCGTATTCCTATACGACGCCGGAAGAATTCAGGGATGCGGCCCTGAAGCTGGCTGATATTATTGAGAGAGAAATAGAATAG
- a CDS encoding pyridoxamine 5'-phosphate oxidase family protein — translation MKKVIAFLQENPVQYLATIGRDGKAKCRPFMFAGEMDGKLWFCTNSTKDVYKDMQVNPYVELSVSSPSYAWIRLSGKAVFENNMAAKDMCMANPIVKGQYGDASNPIFEVFYLAEARAVIADFSGNPPQEYSL, via the coding sequence ATGAAGAAAGTCATTGCGTTTTTACAGGAAAACCCCGTACAGTATTTAGCGACTATTGGCCGCGACGGTAAGGCGAAATGCCGTCCCTTTATGTTTGCCGGCGAGATGGACGGAAAGCTGTGGTTCTGCACGAACAGCACAAAGGACGTGTACAAGGATATGCAGGTCAACCCCTATGTGGAGCTGTCCGTTTCCAGCCCGTCGTATGCTTGGATTCGCCTGAGCGGCAAGGCTGTCTTTGAAAACAACATGGCGGCGAAGGACATGTGCATGGCAAATCCCATCGTCAAGGGCCAGTACGGCGACGCGTCCAATCCGATTTTCGAAGTCTTTTATTTAGCCGAAGCCCGTGCAGTCATCGCCGATTTTTCCGGCAATCCGCCTCAGGAATATTCTCTGTAA
- a CDS encoding GNAT family N-acetyltransferase, producing MTYTIRKGTAADVPAVAAVYDALLQYEEAHGTATGWQAGVYPTAAVAEGAAVQGTLFVLEDGGAVGAAMILNHVQAPEYAAAGWQYGALPEQVLVLHTLCISPRVARRGYGRAMVQYAEDWAVRTGCAVVRLDTWMHNRPARSLYEALGYRLAGSSPAKLNGLIPLELVFYEKAVGRT from the coding sequence GTGACCTATACGATACGAAAGGGAACTGCGGCCGACGTGCCGGCTGTTGCGGCGGTGTACGACGCCCTGCTGCAGTATGAGGAAGCGCATGGCACGGCGACGGGCTGGCAGGCAGGCGTGTATCCGACGGCTGCCGTTGCGGAAGGGGCGGCCGTCCAGGGAACGCTGTTTGTATTGGAAGACGGCGGAGCCGTCGGCGCGGCGATGATACTCAACCATGTACAGGCGCCGGAATACGCCGCTGCTGGCTGGCAGTACGGCGCGCTGCCGGAACAGGTATTGGTTCTCCATACGCTGTGCATCTCGCCGAGAGTGGCTCGCCGTGGGTATGGACGGGCCATGGTGCAATATGCCGAAGATTGGGCTGTCCGCACGGGCTGTGCCGTCGTGCGCCTCGATACGTGGATGCATAATAGGCCGGCCCGCAGCTTGTACGAGGCTTTGGGATACCGTCTGGCCGGGTCGTCGCCGGCCAAGCTGAACGGCCTGATTCCGCTGGAGCTGGTCTTTTATGAAAAGGCGGTCGGCAGGACATGA
- the hcp gene encoding hydroxylamine reductase, with protein MENKMFCFQCEQTMRGTGCTGCAGVCGKSAAAADLQDELTSALIGLARVCQTNAPTAQTHRLVLEALFTTITNVNFDESTIQIMIDRVRAEKAALGGQAGDYDVRQIWKADEDIRSLKSLILFGLRGMAAYAYHALMLGRSSEEVDAFFLKGLAALGEDWGMDELLPIVMETGKVNLTCMALLDEANTTAYGTPTPTTVPLTIEKGPFIIVTGHDLKDLELLLKQTEGKGINIYTHGEMLPAHGYPLLKKYGHLKGNFGTAWQNQQKEFDNVPGAILFTTNCLMPPRSSYSDRVFTTEVVSYPGLVHIGEDKDFTPVIEKALALGGYSEEQHFTGINGGTTVMTGFGHGTVLSVADKVIDAVKGGAIKHFFLVGGCDGARPGRNYYTDFVKQTPADTVILTLACGKYRFNDLDLGTIGGLPRIMDMGQCNDAYSAIKVAVALSEAFGCGVNDLPLTLVLSWYEQKAVCILLTLLYLGLKNIYLGPTLPAFVSPNVLNFLVENYNITPISTPEEDLKKILG; from the coding sequence ATGGAAAATAAAATGTTCTGTTTTCAATGTGAGCAAACGATGAGAGGCACTGGCTGCACGGGCTGCGCCGGCGTATGCGGCAAATCGGCTGCCGCAGCAGATTTGCAGGATGAACTGACCAGCGCCCTCATCGGCCTGGCCCGCGTCTGTCAGACAAATGCTCCGACAGCCCAGACGCACCGCCTCGTGCTGGAAGCTTTATTTACAACGATTACTAACGTCAACTTCGACGAATCAACTATTCAGATCATGATAGATAGAGTGCGTGCGGAAAAAGCGGCCCTCGGCGGACAGGCCGGCGACTATGACGTCCGTCAGATTTGGAAAGCCGACGAAGATATCCGCTCCCTGAAATCTCTCATCCTCTTCGGCCTGCGCGGCATGGCAGCCTACGCCTATCATGCCCTCATGCTGGGCCGCAGCAGCGAAGAGGTCGACGCCTTCTTCTTGAAGGGATTGGCTGCCCTCGGCGAAGACTGGGGCATGGATGAACTCCTGCCCATCGTCATGGAAACGGGCAAGGTCAACCTGACCTGCATGGCTCTCCTCGACGAAGCCAACACGACGGCGTACGGCACGCCGACGCCGACGACGGTTCCCCTGACGATTGAAAAGGGCCCCTTTATCATCGTAACAGGCCACGACCTGAAGGATTTGGAACTGCTCCTGAAGCAGACCGAAGGAAAAGGCATCAACATCTATACCCACGGCGAAATGCTGCCGGCCCACGGCTATCCCCTGCTCAAGAAATACGGCCATTTGAAGGGCAACTTCGGCACAGCCTGGCAGAATCAGCAGAAGGAATTTGACAACGTTCCCGGCGCTATTCTGTTCACGACAAACTGCCTCATGCCGCCGCGCAGCTCGTACAGCGACCGCGTCTTCACGACGGAAGTCGTCTCCTACCCCGGTCTCGTCCACATCGGCGAAGATAAGGACTTTACGCCGGTCATCGAAAAGGCCCTGGCCCTGGGCGGATACAGCGAAGAACAGCATTTCACGGGCATCAACGGCGGCACGACGGTCATGACCGGCTTCGGTCACGGCACAGTTCTTTCTGTCGCCGACAAAGTCATCGACGCAGTCAAAGGCGGCGCCATTAAACACTTCTTCCTCGTCGGCGGCTGCGACGGCGCCCGTCCGGGCCGCAATTACTATACGGACTTTGTCAAACAGACTCCGGCCGACACGGTCATCCTGACCTTGGCCTGCGGCAAATACCGCTTCAACGACCTCGACCTCGGCACTATCGGCGGCCTGCCCCGCATCATGGATATGGGCCAGTGCAACGACGCCTACAGTGCCATCAAAGTAGCAGTCGCCCTGTCAGAAGCCTTTGGCTGCGGCGTCAACGACCTGCCTCTCACCTTGGTTCTCTCCTGGTACGAGCAGAAGGCCGTCTGCATTCTCCTCACGCTCCTGTACCTGGGACTCAAGAACATTTACCTCGGCCCGACGCTGCCGGCCTTCGTATCGCCGAATGTCCTGAACTTCCTCGTAGAAAACTACAACATCACCCCCATTTCCACACCGGAAGAAGACTTGAAAAAGATATTGGGCTAA
- a CDS encoding LysE/ArgO family amino acid transporter, translating to MQFFLQGLTMGLAYVAPIGMQNLFVINAALTSSRRRALLTALIVLFFDATLSISCFYGVGALMDRYEWLQALILCIGSLIVMSIGVNLIRSRQDEIAQSGQRMPLGKTISKACVVTWFNPQAILDGTMMLGAFHVTLSMSQATPFMAGVVSASFLWFFGLTFFISLYSHKFNTKALRIVNVVCGAVIAFYGAKLFWNFLQLMGWV from the coding sequence ATGCAGTTCTTTTTACAAGGGCTGACCATGGGCTTGGCCTATGTAGCTCCCATCGGCATGCAAAATCTGTTCGTCATCAACGCCGCCCTCACGTCGTCGCGCCGCCGGGCCCTGCTCACAGCTCTCATCGTCTTATTCTTCGACGCTACCCTGTCGATTTCGTGTTTTTACGGCGTCGGCGCCCTCATGGACCGCTACGAATGGCTCCAGGCCCTCATCCTCTGCATCGGCAGCCTCATCGTCATGTCCATCGGCGTCAACCTCATCCGCTCCCGCCAGGACGAAATCGCTCAGTCGGGCCAGCGCATGCCTCTTGGCAAGACGATTTCCAAGGCCTGCGTCGTCACCTGGTTTAACCCGCAGGCTATCCTGGACGGCACGATGATGCTCGGTGCCTTCCACGTCACCTTGTCCATGAGCCAGGCCACGCCCTTTATGGCCGGCGTCGTATCAGCGTCCTTTCTCTGGTTTTTCGGCCTGACCTTTTTCATTTCCCTGTACAGCCATAAATTCAACACTAAGGCCCTGCGAATCGTCAACGTCGTCTGCGGCGCCGTCATCGCCTTCTACGGGGCCAAGCTGTTCTGGAACTTCTTGCAGCTCATGGGCTGGGTATAA
- a CDS encoding M20/M25/M40 family metallo-hydrolase, with protein MHSSIVEQLNTYIRSRQSQFTELLRQIITIPSPTGQEGKKAAWVLKYLHDLGQGRACIDEAGNVLCPCQIEGRTAFPLYSAHMDTVFKGPVDLTPRIDGHILAAPSCGDNSVGVAGLLFLLTMLRDLNLTLPQGALFAFNVGEEGMGNLKGMRRIMEDWKGRITEALAVDCTFDDVVAIPVGSRRYRVSIEAQGGHSWMHFGHTSAIAAAASIISKLYSLPVPAAPKTTYNVGTICGGTTINSIAASAEFTVDLRSESHDELEKLDKAFLGLVADVRRDGLTLTTTLLGERPCSSGADISAQCRRIAAIRSKYGLGTPFISGSTDANIPLSLGIPALSFGVCRSHDEHTTHEWLELDTIETGLQILAEYMLTDSTASI; from the coding sequence ATGCATTCCTCTATAGTAGAACAACTCAATACCTATATCCGCAGCCGCCAGTCTCAATTCACAGAATTGCTGCGCCAGATTATCACCATTCCCTCGCCGACGGGACAGGAGGGCAAAAAAGCCGCCTGGGTGCTGAAATATCTGCACGACCTAGGCCAAGGGCGGGCCTGCATCGACGAGGCGGGAAACGTCCTCTGCCCCTGCCAAATCGAGGGGCGGACAGCCTTTCCGCTGTACAGCGCCCATATGGACACCGTATTCAAAGGCCCTGTGGATCTAACGCCCCGCATAGACGGCCATATCCTCGCTGCACCGTCGTGCGGCGACAACAGCGTCGGCGTGGCAGGGCTGCTGTTTCTCCTCACCATGCTGCGCGATTTGAATCTCACCCTGCCGCAGGGAGCCCTCTTTGCCTTCAACGTCGGCGAAGAAGGCATGGGCAATCTCAAGGGCATGCGCCGCATCATGGAGGACTGGAAGGGGCGCATTACAGAGGCCCTCGCCGTCGACTGCACCTTCGACGACGTCGTCGCCATTCCTGTCGGGTCGCGCCGCTACCGCGTCTCCATCGAAGCCCAGGGCGGCCACAGCTGGATGCACTTCGGACACACCAGCGCCATCGCTGCCGCCGCGTCTATTATTTCCAAACTCTACAGCCTGCCTGTCCCAGCTGCTCCGAAGACGACGTATAACGTCGGCACCATCTGCGGCGGCACGACGATTAACTCCATCGCCGCCAGCGCCGAATTCACTGTCGACCTGCGCTCTGAATCACACGACGAATTGGAAAAACTGGACAAGGCCTTTCTGGGTCTCGTCGCCGACGTCCGTCGGGACGGCCTGACCCTTACGACGACCCTTCTCGGCGAACGGCCCTGCAGCAGCGGCGCAGATATCTCGGCTCAATGCCGGCGCATCGCCGCCATCCGCAGCAAGTACGGCCTCGGCACGCCCTTTATTTCCGGCAGTACCGACGCCAACATCCCCCTCAGCCTGGGCATCCCGGCCCTGTCCTTCGGCGTCTGCCGCAGCCACGACGAACACACGACCCACGAATGGCTGGAACTCGATACGATAGAAACGGGGCTGCAAATCTTGGCAGAATATATGTTGACGGATTCAACTGCATCCATATAA
- a CDS encoding Rpn family recombination-promoting nuclease/putative transposase, whose protein sequence is MAQQLNRLNDVFFKYLLGDTKKKFLTLSFINGILNRTDDMLFIDLEFLDKEMTPIMQDGKVSVLDIRAKMNDGTQVNIEVQVCKDPDMARRSLYYWAKMYGSELREGEPYDKLMPAISINLMDFNAFAQYTTCHHSYHICNDETKDILIDDLEMHFIELEKIRIGDIRKLRKSERWIAYFSHQCSDEEREVLAMSEPAIKEAMKCEMYFTQDEKLRRKYEIQEKARRDYISMMHNIEKSRTEGWQKGLEEGRAEGLAEGREEGRAEGRKEGREEGRLEERKRLTEQTVATMLQEGLSHELIARIMGLPEETVHAIAAAQPAPATE, encoded by the coding sequence ATGGCGCAGCAATTAAACCGGCTAAACGACGTATTTTTCAAATATCTCCTCGGCGATACAAAAAAGAAATTCCTGACGCTGAGTTTTATCAACGGAATCCTGAACCGGACCGACGATATGCTATTCATCGATTTAGAATTCTTAGACAAGGAAATGACCCCCATCATGCAGGACGGCAAGGTATCTGTCCTGGATATCCGGGCGAAAATGAACGACGGCACGCAGGTCAATATCGAAGTACAGGTCTGCAAAGATCCGGACATGGCCCGCCGTTCCCTCTACTATTGGGCAAAAATGTACGGCAGCGAGCTCCGCGAAGGCGAGCCCTATGACAAGCTCATGCCGGCAATTTCCATCAACCTGATGGATTTCAACGCCTTTGCCCAATACACGACATGCCATCATTCATACCATATCTGCAACGATGAAACAAAGGACATCCTCATCGACGATTTAGAAATGCACTTTATCGAGCTGGAAAAAATCCGCATCGGCGACATCCGCAAGCTGCGGAAATCAGAGCGCTGGATCGCCTATTTTTCCCACCAATGCAGCGACGAAGAACGGGAGGTGCTGGCTATGAGCGAACCGGCCATCAAAGAAGCGATGAAATGCGAAATGTATTTCACGCAGGACGAAAAGCTGCGCCGAAAATACGAAATTCAGGAAAAAGCGCGGCGCGACTATATTTCTATGATGCATAATATCGAAAAGAGCCGGACCGAAGGCTGGCAGAAAGGCCTCGAAGAAGGCCGGGCCGAGGGCTTAGCTGAGGGCCGGGAAGAAGGACGGGCTGAAGGGCGAAAGGAAGGACGGGAAGAAGGACGGTTGGAGGAACGGAAACGGCTGACAGAACAAACCGTAGCGACGATGCTCCAGGAAGGCCTGTCCCATGAACTGATCGCCCGCATCATGGGCCTGCCGGAAGAAACGGTCCATGCCATTGCCGCCGCCCAGCCTGCGCCGGCAACGGAGTAA
- a CDS encoding sulfite exporter TauE/SafE family protein has protein sequence MIEIGGTALSLLLCGVGGIFVGFIDSIAGGGGLVSLPMLLAMGLPPNLAIGTNKLAAACGNIVSSVQFIRAGKTKLSLAWRMIPLALAGSAAGSAFMIYLPEDVLRPLLLAVLAATAAVVFFKRDIGRNSASESAKVFSAKILAASFAIGAYDGFAGPGAGTFMVIVFAMVGFDFVVAAGNAKILAVGTNCTSLLLFIIWDQILYEYAVVLAAGLMIGAYFGSRTAIRRGAPFIRFVMMAVTIALLGKLLLEYGQAYLL, from the coding sequence ATGATAGAGATAGGCGGTACGGCCCTGTCCTTGCTGCTGTGCGGCGTCGGCGGCATATTTGTCGGCTTCATCGATTCCATTGCCGGCGGCGGAGGCCTCGTATCCCTGCCCATGCTGCTTGCAATGGGGCTGCCGCCCAACCTGGCGATTGGTACGAATAAATTGGCCGCGGCCTGCGGCAATATCGTCAGCTCCGTACAATTTATCCGGGCCGGCAAGACGAAGCTGTCCTTGGCTTGGCGCATGATTCCCCTGGCCCTGGCCGGTTCGGCTGCCGGCAGCGCCTTCATGATCTATCTTCCCGAAGACGTGCTGCGGCCCCTGCTTCTCGCCGTGCTGGCGGCGACGGCGGCCGTCGTGTTTTTCAAACGCGATATCGGGAGGAACAGCGCGTCGGAATCGGCGAAGGTATTTTCCGCCAAGATACTGGCGGCGTCCTTTGCTATCGGTGCCTACGACGGCTTTGCCGGTCCCGGCGCGGGGACCTTTATGGTCATCGTCTTTGCCATGGTAGGCTTTGATTTCGTCGTCGCCGCCGGCAACGCCAAGATATTGGCCGTCGGGACGAACTGCACGTCCTTGCTGCTGTTCATCATATGGGACCAAATCCTGTACGAATACGCCGTCGTTCTGGCAGCCGGACTGATGATCGGCGCCTATTTCGGCTCCCGCACGGCCATACGGCGCGGCGCGCCGTTTATCCGCTTCGTCATGATGGCTGTGACCATCGCCTTGCTCGGCAAGCTGCTGCTGGAATACGGCCAGGCCTATTTGCTGTAG